One part of the Stigmatopora argus isolate UIUO_Sarg chromosome 8, RoL_Sarg_1.0, whole genome shotgun sequence genome encodes these proteins:
- the rubcn gene encoding run domain Beclin-1-interacting and cysteine-rich domain-containing protein, translated as MEISSDGEAAEHKRELWKLLSSLKTTVEGLLSTNNPNVWSRYGGLQRLHKDMNSILSHGLKNEQVYYKQRDYWPFVWCVRHISPHLASHVEQFSQLEPVLSSKVQSAGESYKAERWLLYSLQVHILSVQLKPLLRHQGHTRKYYNEDAFLLSEPHVTAMFQCLEAVEQNNPKLLAQIDTVGLSPLKNLPCLGLLKSQSLCVLPGAGGAWRSADLAPPRESLNRRLTTSNCSLRDVAVTTKTDSNSANATSQASTRGPPWVCVTSPEESQQDVTSPSSHAPNFPESLSPPSPQPDARDSVDGEDDDGPEYLAIGNLGQRSRRSTQSSIHSRESSESLDQSLQPNSSSLPPPRRSSFSEGQREPGRGSRGHTRSFSDTGIGQKLRKGGAHRKITIIIEDPVAETLTEDSCIKDYNPFSPQLSDTSTPTSNYLESYGSLCNRPQDTLFRKPSEGQSLISYLSEQDFGSCADLEKENAHFSISESLIAAIELMKYNLRRQQEECEEEGDSDSEIQQLKQKIRLRRQQIRRNRLPPSTPSQHLFHSTDSSGSRRSSQDSHGLSDSDSAEEVEECVLQDGCEGQSLLAMSQNGLSLSLASLFSEADIKRRASSVNRSFRSSESISPSFLQSNSAESVAMGLLRQFEGMQLPAASELDWLVTEHDAPQKLLPIPDSLPISPDDGEHADIYKLRIRVRGNLEWAPPRPQIIFNIHPPPKRKTMVAKQNYRCAGCGTRIHPDYIKRLRYCEYLGRYFCQCCHENAQMVVPGRILMKWDFSKYYVSNFARDLLCKIAGDPLFNPNDINNSLYKKVKALESVRVLRMQLFHMKNLFKTCRFSKDVLEQFDILPGHLTEDLHLYSLNDLSSVRNGELAPQMKELLKLGTVHVAGCVLCQAKGFVCEFCGNDKDIIFPFQLSKCQRCEECHACYHRGCFRGNSDCPRCLRLAERRERMARRNMEQQEDEGGGPS; from the exons ATGGAGATATCGTCTGACGGAGAGGCAGCAGAACACAA GCGGGAGCTTTGGAAATTGCTGTCCAGCCTGAAGACAACGGTGGAGGGCCTCCTATCCACAAACAATCCCAATGTTTGGTCCCGCTATGGTGGTCTCCAGCGCCTGCACAAGGACATGAACAGCATTCTCAGTCATGGTCTGAAGAATGAACAG GTGTATTACAAGCAGAGAGATTACTGGCCATTTGTCTGGTGTGTTCGCCACATAAGCCCCCACCTTGCCTCACATGTTGAACAG TTCAGTCAACTGGAGCCCGTCCTAAGCAGCAAAGTGCAGAGTGCTGGTGAAAGTTACAAGGCTGAACGCTGGTTGCTTTACAGCTTACAGGTCCACATACTGTCGGTTCAGCTCAAACCTTTGCTTAGGCATCAGGGACATACAAGAAAATATTACAATG AAGATGCCTTCTTGCTCAGTGAACCACACGTCACTGCCATGTTCCAGTGTCTTGAAGCCGTGGAGCAGAATAACCCCAAACTTTTAGCTCAAATAGACACCGTGGGG CTGTCCCCACTCAAAAACCTGCCGTGCCTCGGCCTTTTGAAAAGCCAGAGCCTATGTGTGTTGCCCGGGGCTGGCGGGGCCTGGAGAAGTGCTGACTTGGCTCCCCCAAGAGAATCTTTAAACCGGAGGCTCACCACATCCAATTGTTCGCTCAGAGATGTAGCTGTCACGACCAAGACTGACAGCAACAGCGCAA ATGCTACCTCACAAGCTAGCACACGTGGTCCTCCCTGGGTGTGTGTTACCAGCCCGGAAGAGAGTCAACAAGATGTGACATCACCTTCCAGTCACGCCCCCAATTTTCCAGAGTcactctctcccccctctccgcAGCCCGATGCAAGAGATTCAGTTGATGGTGAAGATGATGATGGTCCAGAGTACCTTGCCATCGGTAACCTTGGTCAACGCAGTCGCCGAAGCACCCAAAGCTCCATACACAGCAGGGAGTCCAGCGAGAGCCTGGACCAATCCCTCCAGCCAAACTCTTCATCTCTACCACCACCCAGGCGGTCATCTTTTTCAGAGGGCCAAAGAGAGCCAGGCCGTGGGTCTCGCGGTCACACCCGCTCATTTTCCGACACAGGGATTGGCCAAAAACTCAGGAAAG GAGGGGCCCACCGGAAAATCACCATAATAATAGAGGATCCGGTAGCAG aaacCTTAACTGAAGACTCCTGCATTAAGGACTACAACCCATTTTCACCACAGCTCAGTGACACCAGCACACCTACTTCCAATTACCTTGAATCTT ATGGGTCGCTGTGTAACAGACCACAAGATACTTTGTTTAGGAAGCCATCAGAAGGTCAGAGTCTCATCAGCTATTTGTCAGAGCAGGACTTTGGCAGCTGTGCTGACCTTGAAAAG GAGAACGCTCACTTCAGCATCTCTGAGTCACTCATTGCAGCCATTGAGTTGATGAAGTACAACCTGAGGCGTCAGCAGGAAGAGTGCGAGGAGGAAGGAGATAGCGACTCTGAGATACAGCAGCTCAAGCAAAAGATCCGCCTGCGAAGGCAGCAGATCCGTCGCAACCGCCTGCCACCCTCCACTCCTTCCCAACACT TGTTCCATTCAACCGATAGCAGTGGTTCAAGGAGGAGCTCCCAGGACTCCCATGGCCTATCCGATTCTGACTCTGCTGAGGAGGTGGAGGAGTGTGTATTACAAG ATGGCTGTGAGGGCCAGTCCCTGCTGGCGATGTCTCAGAATGGCCTCTCCTTGTCACTTGCCTCCCTCTTCTCAG AAGCAGACATAAAACGCAGAGCAAGCTCCGTCAATAGGTCTTTTCGAAGCTCCGAGTCCAT TTCCCCATCCTTCCTTCAGTCCAACTCGGCAGAGTCTGTTGCCATGGGTTTGCTCAGACAGTTTGAGGGGATGCAGCTCCCTGCCGCTTCCGAGCTTGACTGGCTGGTTACGGAACATGATGCACCACAGAAA CTGCTGCCCATCCCAGACTCTCTGCCCATCTCCCCTGATgacggagaacatgcagacaTCTATAAGCTCAGGATTCGGGTACGAGGGAACCTGGAGTGGGCGCCACCTCGGCCTCAAATTATCTTCAACATTCACCCTCCACCCAA GAGGAAGACCATGgtggcaaaacaaaattaccgCTGCGCTGGCTGTGGGACTCGCATCCACCCAG ACTATATTAAGAGGCTACGTTACTGCGAGTATCTTGGTCGTTACTTCTGCCAGTGCTGCCATGAGAATGCCCAAATGGTGGTTCCGGGTCGAATTCTGATGAAGTGGGACTTCAGCAAATACTACGTAAGCAATTTTGCTCGTGACCTGCTGTGCAAGATTGCTGGAGACCCACTCTTCAACCCGAATGACATCAACAACAGCCTCTACAAGAAAGTGAAAGCTCTGGAGTCTGTCAGA gttTTAAGAATGCAGCTATTTCACATGAAAAATCTCTTCAAGACATGTCGCTTTTCAAAAGA TGTTCTCGAGCAGTTTGACATCCTTCCGGGTCACTTGACTGAGGACCTGCACCTTTATTCCCTAAACGACCTTTCTTCTGTACGCAATGGAGAATTGGCACCTCAAATGAAGGAGCTGCTAAAACTTGGGACTGTGCACGTAGCAGGCTGCGTG CTATGCCAGGCAAAGGGCTTCGTGTGCGAGTTCTGCGGCAATGACAAAGACATCATCTTCCCCTTTCAACTGAGCAAGTGCCAGCGCTGTGAAG